One Cicer arietinum cultivar CDC Frontier isolate Library 1 chromosome 8, Cicar.CDCFrontier_v2.0, whole genome shotgun sequence DNA segment encodes these proteins:
- the LOC101495323 gene encoding uncharacterized protein PAM68-like — translation MKTLIFASNPILHLSKYSPTCKPKFPTFHTKTTKKFHYSLTTLKPQASAKGFSNTSNIKTNDVTIKKNPNNKDDDDEIPKVVMYRIIGRILFSVIVPMALGLSILHLYGELKDRQIWNAPLWIPFLTTLITFGASALGIAYGVLSTSLDAEREGSLFGLQEVEKNWVEMWKEEEAS, via the coding sequence ATGAAAACTCTAATTTTTGCATCAAACCCAATTCTCCATCTATCAAAATATTCTCCAACATGTAAACCAAAATTCCCAACTTTTCACACCAAAACCACAAAAAAATTCCATTATTCATTAACCACATTGAAGCCACAAGCTAGTGCCAAAGGCTTCTCCAATAcatcaaatattaaaacaaatgatgtcactataaaaaaaaatcccaacaataaggatgatgatgatgaaattCCTAAGGTAGTTATGTATAGAATAATAGGTAGAATATTGTTTAGTGTTATTGTTCCAATGGCATTAGGTTTATCAATTTTACATCTTTATGGTGAATTAAAAGATAGACAAATATGGAATGCTCCTTTGTGGATACCATTTTTGACAACACTTATAACATTTGGAGCTTCAGCACTTGGAATTGCATATGGAGTTCTTTCTACAAGTTTGGATGCAGAGAGGGAAGGTTCTTTGTTTGGTTTGCAAGAAGTTGAGAAGAATTGGGTTGAGATGTGGAAGGAAGAGGAAGCAAGTTAG